In Ostrea edulis chromosome 4, xbOstEdul1.1, whole genome shotgun sequence, a single window of DNA contains:
- the LOC125671811 gene encoding glutaredoxin-1-like, translated as MAGAKIFVDKKLAQGNIVVFSKSYSPECKLIQRILAEYNLKNLLYVDMESRQDCTQLENYLQILCQTDARSVPQLFIGTKYIGGEKELIRMHESGQLKKVFEENK; from the exons ATGGCCGGAGCAAAAATATTTGTGGACAAAAAGCTTGCCCAAGGCAATATTGTGGTGTTTTCAAAGTCATACTCTCCTGAATGTAAGCTGATTCAAAGGATTTTAGCGGAATACAATCTAAAGAACTTGCTGTACGTCGACATGGAGAGCAGACAAGACTGTACCCAGTTAGAAAACTATTTACAGATTCTCTGTCAGACGGATGCCAGATCG GTACCACAGCTGTTTATTGGTACAAAATACATAGGGGGAGAAAAGGAACTGATAAGAATGCATGAATCTGGACAGCTTAAAAAGGTTTTCGAGGAAAACAAATAA